The DNA sequence TCTCTGCAAAATTTCCAACACTTCAGGTGCCGGATGTCCGTACCGATTTCCTCTCCCTGCCGATATGAGGGCATACTCCGGATTTAGCTGTTTAATAAATTGTTCATCAGTTGAATTTTTGCTGCCGTGATGACCCGCCTTCAGTATATTGGCATTTATACCGGGATAGCTTTCAATCAATTTCCTCTCTGCCGGGTGTCCGATATCTCCTGTAAAAAGCCAGCTTCTATTTCCTATTTCCACAAAGAGTACAAGAGAATTTTCGTTAGCAGACTCCGTTTTTTCGAGAGGACTGAGCGCATGAAATTCAATATCTCCGATCTTCTTAACTTCTCCTGCAGCCAAATACTGCAGATTCGCTCCCGATTTTTGTATTGCTTTCTGAATGAATAAAGCAGGCTCATACAGCGGACTGGCAATTACTTTCCCGACACTTAATTCCTCAAGGATAAAAGGAAGACTTCCATCATGATCGAGATCCTCATGGCTGATGAATACAGCATCAATATGCTGAATGCCGCGACTTTTAAAAAATGGGCTAATGATTCGCCTGTAAACATTCCTGTTCGGTTCCATCGTCTCATATGAAAAACTTGCTCCCGCATCGATTATGATAACCCCTTTCCGATAAGGCTGTTCGATTACGAATGCATCTCCTTGGCCTATATCCAACATTGTCACCCTTCCCTCATTTGAGAAATAAGGAATGAGCGCTGGAGCAAGCAGAACTGCAACCGACGCAATCCCTGCAATGAATGCTTTGTTTTTCCTTTCTTCAAGCAAAAAGTGCATGAAAAGAATAAAAGTAAAAACATACAAAGGTGATAATCGGAGAAAAGACTCTCCCGGCAAAATCGGAAAGTCCGCATACTGATCAATGAATGTTACAAATTTCATAACCTGTGGATGAATTTTTTCAAAACAGCTGCTGAGTATGATAATGGGCATTTCAGAAAGCGGCAAAAGCAGTAATAGAAACAGAATGAACATAACAGGTATGACGAAGAAACTGAAGTACGGAACAATAATCATATTCAGGATGATTGAGAGCGGCTGTAACTGTTGGAAGTAGGCGATTTGCAACGGAAGTATCATCATCTGTGAGACAAAACCGAGACGAAGCATCGCAACAAATAGAGATTCTGATCTGGAAAGCCATCTTTGAGACAAGATGATTCCAAAAGAGACGAGGAATGAAAGCTGAAAACCGACATTGGTTATCATCGAAGGAGAAAAAAGCAAGAGGGTTAGAAAAACAATCGAGATAATGTCTGAAGTCTTGAGTGACAACTTTATTTTAAAAAGTAAAATAACGAGTGCAGTCATGAGACTTGCCCGCCAAACAGATGGCTGTCCACCTGCAATGAATGCATAAGCCGGGAGCATTATGATGAGAGCCCATTGTGCCTTCTCTTTTGTAAGAAGACCCAAATTAACGACGAGGAAGTAGATCATTGTCACAATCAGTCCTACATGAAGACCGGAAATAGCCAATAAATGCGAAAGGCTCCATCGCTGGAACAATTCGATAACTTCATCTGGAAGTGCTTTATCATCACCAAGTACAAGTGCCTTATGCCAGGAAGATGTATAAGAGGATAGGCGAGATGAGGATACTTCGAGCAATTCATTACGAAGGTCAAAAATTGAAGCCCACTTCGATTTACCACTGCATTTTGCCTTTTCCAAATCAGTTATGATGAGCTGCTGCTTAAATCCAGCTCTGTGCAAATGTTTGGCAAAATCAAATTCTCCAGGGTTGGTCGCAGGGTCGGGAGTCTCCAAACTGCCTGCAAATAGACAGTAGGCACCATGCTGAAGCATCCCTTTATTAATCGACTCGTCTTCCTTCAGGAAATAGAGGGCGAGCACTTCGTCCCTCCTGCCATCAGGTGTAAAAGAAAAACTCAGTTTTCTATTCTCTATCTCAACAGAAGACGAAATAATCCCCGCCTGCTGCCCTAATCTTCCTTTTTCACTAAAAGGCAAGACATCATTTACCTGTTCAGGAAGCATAACATAAAAGACGATTAGCAACGTGTTTGCAAGAAAAAATGGCAACGCCGGAATTCTCCGCATTATGAATAAACCGGCAAGCCAGAGTACAAAGGCAGCGACAAAGAGAAGATTCCCTAACATTTTCGCGAAAATAAGAGCGGTCACTCCGAGTGCGCCATAATGCCAGAAACCTTTCAATGCATCTCCTCCCTCCGAACAGGGCTATTAAATTAGCTGAACAACTCTTTCGCTTCTTTTTTATATTTAGCCAAAGTTGCTTCATCAAGTTGGCCGTTCTCTGCTGCTTGCAGAAGCTGTTTCACATAGTCTCCTTTGGCCGCATAATCAGCGTCAATTACTAAATACTCCAGCTTAACTTTTTTCGTTTCGACACCAGCTTCTTTGAATAACTCTTCCGCATACGGGTGATTTTTATAGTCTTCCGCATAGTAGACGGTTTGGATGCCGCTTTGGATAAGCTGCTTCGTGCACTGCAGGCATGGAAAATGCGTGACATAAATATCAGCACCCGCCGTAGGCACACCAAATTTTGCGCATTGCAACAGCGCATTTGCTTCAGCATGAACAGTGCGGACACAATGGCCGTCAATGACATAGCAACCTTCATCTACACAATGGACACTGCCTGTCACACTACCATTGTAACCACCTGCTATGATTCGTTTATCACGGACAATCGTAGCACCGACCATTAGTCTTGTACAAGTACTCCGCATTGCAAGCAAATGGCTTTGTGCCATGAAATACTGATCCCAGGAAATTCTCTCCACAATCGTACCTTCTTTCAAATCATTTCTTTATCAAGTGTACATCCCGTACCAGTTCTGCGTCAACGCACCTCGATTTGATCCTGTAAATTTTCAAATGTCTTTTGTCCAATGCCGGATACATCTGTAATACTTGAAATATCTGCGAAAGGGCCGTTCTCTTCCCTGTGGCGGATAATGGCCTGTGCTTTGGAAGGACCAATACCGGACAAGGACTGCAAAGCTGCTTCATCTGCACTGTTTATGTCAACTTTGCCTCCAGATTCTCCTTGGCCGCCCGTCTTACTTCCAGAAGTACTAGCTAATTGAGGCAGCACTTGCTCTTCACCTTTTTTCACTATATGGATGACCATTTCATCTTGAACTTTTTGCGCAAGATTGACTAGGTTAGGATCAGCTTCAGCAAGGAATCCTCCTGCACGCTTAACCGCATCTGCAACCCGCGCATCCGGTTTCATTTCATAGATCCCAGGATTTTTCACTGCACCTTTAACATCAATGAGGACTGAAGTTTGTTTGGGCTGGGGCGAGGAATCAGAAGGATTAGGAAGAGAGGACTTATCCATAAAGGCTGGTCGTTCATTCTGAGGGGACTCTTCTTGAGGGAGAGGATCCTTTGAAGTAAATATGGCATATGCAATCAAAACAACTGCTCCTAAGGCAATCAATACTGGCTTAAGAGACCTTTGCAACCCGAAACACCTCCTTTTATTCAATTATAGACACTCTTGAAAGTTTGGCAAAAATGCACGAAAAAAATAAAAACCGAAGAAATTGATTTTCTCCGGTCATTTGCATGCCAAAATAAAGATTTTGGATGCATGCTCATTCATATTTTTTAATTTCAGATCAGCTCCACCGAACCAAAAATTTTTTTTGAATCCAGCCTCAAGAAGCTTACTTTCATAGAAATCTATCGGATATGTACGCTGATGATGGTACTCATCAAATCTTTTATACTTATCATCTTCACGCACAAAAAATGTTAGATCATGGTACACTTCCCCAGGAGATTCCCCTGCTTCACAGAACCACACGTAGCAAAGTTCGTCTTCTATAACCGAGAATGTCTCCCCGGCATAATGGTTCTCAATGCTATGCATGGAATGGACATCAAACAGAAAAATTCCTTCATCATTTAATGATGATGAAACTCGTTTGAACATTTCAGACAGTTCTTCTGGTTCAGTAACATAATTAACGACATCAAAAAAGCTAACAGCTGCATCGAGATTACGTAATCCAGCTAATTCCCGCAAATCCTGATGGATGAACTGGATGTGCGCTCCAGCCTCTGCTGCCTGTTGCTCCGCTGCAGTTAGCATATCTGCAGAATAATCAACCGCCTGTACAGAGAATTTGCTCTGTGCAAGCCGAATTGCCATTGTACCGGTTCCACAGCCAAGATCAGCGACATTTTTCACATTCTTACCATATTCATTAAAAACAGCGCAAGTGAAATCAAGCAATTCATCATATGGCGCATCCACCATGAATGCATCATACACTTGCGCCAGCTGTTCATAAGCCATTGTTATTCAGCTTCCACATCAATCTTTAATTCAACATGCGGTGCATCGCCCCACAATTTTTCGAGATTGTAGTAAGAACGTTCGTCTTTATGGAAAATATGGCAGACGACATCGCCAACATCAAGAAGAATCCAGCGAGCTTGATCGAATCCTTCCATTCGTTTCACGTCGATACCGTTCTCTTCAGCTGTTTCCTTTACAGAACGGGCAATTGCCTGTACCTGACGTTCGTTGCTCCCGTGGCAAATAAGGAAATAATCTGCAATTAATGACACATTGCGCATATCCATGGCAATGATACCTTCCGCTCTTTTATTATCACATGCTCGTGCTAGTGTATCCAGCAATTCATTGTTTTCCAATATTACATACCCCCGTGTATTTTTAATGTCAAATCATTGTATGCTTGAAAGCTCTCCGGGTAAATGGCTGATTGCTTGTCCATCAAATAACGGATCGTTCTGCCTGAGGCCAACCAACATCCCTTTACCAAGTCTTCTCGGGCTACTTCACGAACTTCTTCAAGACCCGGGAAGTTGCGACCTGGTTCAATGTAGTCAGCAAGGAAAATAATCATTTCCAGCCGGCTCATATGTGGCCTTCCTGTCGTATGGTAGTGGACCGCGTTCAGAATCTCTGTATCATTGATACCGTGATTCTGCCTGATCATCAAGGCACCGACCGGACCGTGCCACAATTCATGATGATGAAGCAGAAGATCCTTAGGCAAATTACTCGTTTCAATCCATCTTTTCAAAAGTGATAGATCCATGCATTTCGCATAATCATGAAGCAAAGCAGCCAGTTCTGCACGTGCTTGATTCTCACCGAATATACTGGCAAGTTCCACAGCTGTTTCTGCAACCCGAAGTGTATGGTCAAAGCGTTTTTCAGTCATCAAGGGCTTGATGATCTCTTTTGCTTGTTCAACTCTCATAAAGCTGGTGCTCCTTTATAAACTGTATAACCTGGTCCGGCACCATATATTTTACTGACATGCCCTCTTTGATTCGCTTCCGAACCAATGTGGACGAAATATCAAATGCAGGAATGTTGACAAGGTGTACCGGGTAGACTGTTTCCACACTGTAGCCAGATCTGTTTACTCCAGCAAATTCAATCAACCTGCTTAACTCATCAATCTTATGCCACTTAGGCAAATAAGCAATCATATCTGCACCAATGATAAAATAAAATTGAGAATCAGGATGGTTCCTTTTCAATTCTTTCATCGTGTCAATCGTATATGAAGGCCCTGAACGCTCGAGTTCAATTCCATTCACTTTGAAATGACAATTTGATTGTATGGCAAGTTCTGTCATCCTAAGCCTCATTGGGGCCGGAGTTGCTGTAGACTTTT is a window from the Aciduricibacillus chroicocephali genome containing:
- the yqeK gene encoding bis(5'-nucleosyl)-tetraphosphatase (symmetrical) YqeK, with amino-acid sequence MRVEQAKEIIKPLMTEKRFDHTLRVAETAVELASIFGENQARAELAALLHDYAKCMDLSLLKRWIETSNLPKDLLLHHHELWHGPVGALMIRQNHGINDTEILNAVHYHTTGRPHMSRLEMIIFLADYIEPGRNFPGLEEVREVAREDLVKGCWLASGRTIRYLMDKQSAIYPESFQAYNDLTLKIHGGM
- the rsfS gene encoding ribosome silencing factor — protein: MENNELLDTLARACDNKRAEGIIAMDMRNVSLIADYFLICHGSNERQVQAIARSVKETAEENGIDVKRMEGFDQARWILLDVGDVVCHIFHKDERSYYNLEKLWGDAPHVELKIDVEAE
- a CDS encoding helix-hairpin-helix domain-containing protein, with amino-acid sequence MQRSLKPVLIALGAVVLIAYAIFTSKDPLPQEESPQNERPAFMDKSSLPNPSDSSPQPKQTSVLIDVKGAVKNPGIYEMKPDARVADAVKRAGGFLAEADPNLVNLAQKVQDEMVIHIVKKGEEQVLPQLASTSGSKTGGQGESGGKVDINSADEAALQSLSGIGPSKAQAIIRHREENGPFADISSITDVSGIGQKTFENLQDQIEVR
- a CDS encoding nicotinate-nucleotide adenylyltransferase — protein: MKKVGILGGTFDPPHNGHLLAAEQVRTALQLDEIWFLPAGMPPHKKSTATPAPMRLRMTELAIQSNCHFKVNGIELERSGPSYTIDTMKELKRNHPDSQFYFIIGADMIAYLPKWHKIDELSRLIEFAGVNRSGYSVETVYPVHLVNIPAFDISSTLVRKRIKEGMSVKYMVPDQVIQFIKEHQLYES
- a CDS encoding DNA internalization-related competence protein ComEC/Rec2, whose amino-acid sequence is MKGFWHYGALGVTALIFAKMLGNLLFVAAFVLWLAGLFIMRRIPALPFFLANTLLIVFYVMLPEQVNDVLPFSEKGRLGQQAGIISSSVEIENRKLSFSFTPDGRRDEVLALYFLKEDESINKGMLQHGAYCLFAGSLETPDPATNPGEFDFAKHLHRAGFKQQLIITDLEKAKCSGKSKWASIFDLRNELLEVSSSRLSSYTSSWHKALVLGDDKALPDEVIELFQRWSLSHLLAISGLHVGLIVTMIYFLVVNLGLLTKEKAQWALIIMLPAYAFIAGGQPSVWRASLMTALVILLFKIKLSLKTSDIISIVFLTLLLFSPSMITNVGFQLSFLVSFGIILSQRWLSRSESLFVAMLRLGFVSQMMILPLQIAYFQQLQPLSIILNMIIVPYFSFFVIPVMFILFLLLLLPLSEMPIIILSSCFEKIHPQVMKFVTFIDQYADFPILPGESFLRLSPLYVFTFILFMHFLLEERKNKAFIAGIASVAVLLAPALIPYFSNEGRVTMLDIGQGDAFVIEQPYRKGVIIIDAGASFSYETMEPNRNVYRRIISPFFKSRGIQHIDAVFISHEDLDHDGSLPFILEELSVGKVIASPLYEPALFIQKAIQKSGANLQYLAAGEVKKIGDIEFHALSPLEKTESANENSLVLFVEIGNRSWLFTGDIGHPAERKLIESYPGINANILKAGHHGSKNSTDEQFIKQLNPEYALISAGRGNRYGHPAPEVLEILQRNNVKVFRTDQSGAVIYRYKDGHSGTFLPFRP
- a CDS encoding ComE operon protein 2; translated protein: MERISWDQYFMAQSHLLAMRSTCTRLMVGATIVRDKRIIAGGYNGSVTGSVHCVDEGCYVIDGHCVRTVHAEANALLQCAKFGVPTAGADIYVTHFPCLQCTKQLIQSGIQTVYYAEDYKNHPYAEELFKEAGVETKKVKLEYLVIDADYAAKGDYVKQLLQAAENGQLDEATLAKYKKEAKELFS
- a CDS encoding class I SAM-dependent DNA methyltransferase; its protein translation is MAYEQLAQVYDAFMVDAPYDELLDFTCAVFNEYGKNVKNVADLGCGTGTMAIRLAQSKFSVQAVDYSADMLTAAEQQAAEAGAHIQFIHQDLRELAGLRNLDAAVSFFDVVNYVTEPEELSEMFKRVSSSLNDEGIFLFDVHSMHSIENHYAGETFSVIEDELCYVWFCEAGESPGEVYHDLTFFVREDDKYKRFDEYHHQRTYPIDFYESKLLEAGFKKNFWFGGADLKLKNMNEHASKIFILACK